In Citrus sinensis cultivar Valencia sweet orange chromosome 4, DVS_A1.0, whole genome shotgun sequence, one DNA window encodes the following:
- the LOC102620739 gene encoding uncharacterized protein LOC102620739, translated as MGSLSGIIQRPLIAAAAVAVASASADVSDKFQSFTSPGAEQTDSSVSVSNSIQEFTSSWVSHISVSKLSSLNFVTRVQVPVPSISFGVPSSGHKFIPSNLCSSVASFPLLVNVYQSAELAKASKPTKTTGSIPASYSDVLYRWHLPETDAIDVSGTSDCLAMKSRTVVVLLGWLGAKQKHLRKYAEWYTSKGFHVITFTFPMAEILSYQVGGKAEQNIELLVNHLADCLEDEGKNLVFHTFSNTGWLTYGAILEKFQNKDPSLMGRIRGCIVDSAPVASPDPQVWASGFSAAFLKKNSVATKGIVYTNELETDELVGSRASGEPKPAVTETALLVVLEKFFEVILHLPAVNRRLSDVLGLLSSGQPACPQLYIYSSADRVIPAESVESFIEEQRKAGREVRACNFVSTPHVDHFRNDPKLYTTQLSQFLEDYVVTCCKSS; from the exons ATGGGTTCCTTGTCCGGAATCATTCAACGGCCTCTAATTGCGGCGGCGGCTGTTGCCGTTGCTTCCGCCTCTGCTGATGTTTCTGACAAGTTCCAGTCTTTTACATCACCTGGAGCCGAACAAACTGATTCTTCTGTTTCtgtttcaaattcaattcaagaATTTACATCATCTTGGGTTTCTCATATATCTGTTTCCAAGCTTTCCAGCTTGAACTTTGTGACTAGAGTTCAAGTGCCTGTGCCCAGCATTAGTTTTGGGGTTCCCAGCTCAGGCCACAAATTTATTCCTAGTAATTTATGTTCTTCTGTAGCGTCTTTCCCTCTTCTTGTTAATGTGTATCAGTCTGCGGAGTTGGCTAAAGCATCCAAGCCAACTAAAACTACAGGTTCTATCCCTGCTTCGTATTCTGATGTGTTGTATAGGTGGCATTTACCAGAAACAGATGCCATTGATGTTTCTGGGACTTCTGATTGTTTAGCAATGAAGTCTAGGACTGTGGTGGTTTTGCTTGGATGGTTGGGGGCAAAGCAGAAGCATCTTAGGAAATATGCAGAGTGGTATACTTCAAAGGGGTTTCATGTCATTACCTTTACTTTTCCAATGGCTGAGATTCTCAGTTACCAAGTTGGTGGCAAGGCTGAACAAAATATAGAATTGCTTGTGAACCATTTGGCTGATTGCTTGGAGGATGAAGGAAAGAACCTTGTTTTTCACACTTTTAGCAACACTGGATGGTTAAC ATATGGAGCTATTCTTGAGAAGTTTCAGAATAAGGATCCTTCTTTAATGGGAAGGATTAGAGGTTGCATTGTAGATTCTGCACCTGTTGCATCTCCTGACCCTCAG GTGTGGGCTTCGGGTTTCTCTGCAGCTTTTCTGAAAAAGAATAGTGTTGCAACAAAAGGAATTGTTTACACAAACGAATTAGAGACAGACGAGTTAGTTGGCAGCAGAGCAAGTGGAGAACCCAAACCTGCAGTTACTGAAACAGCTTTGCTTGTTGTCCTGGAGAAGTTTTTTGAGGTGATTTTGCATCTTCCTGCAGTGAACAG GAGGCTTTCTGATGTACTGGGCTTATTGTCTTCTGGGCAACCGGCCTGTCCAcaattgtatatttatagCTCTGCTGACAGAGTCATTCCTGCAGAGTCTGTAGAATCATTTATAGAGGAGCAGCGGAAGGCTGGACGTGAGGTCAGGGCTTGCAACTTTGTCTCCACTCCTCACGTCGATCATTTTAGGAATGACCCAAAACTATACACTACTCAGCTCAGTCAGTTTCTGGAGGATTATGTTGTTACTTGTTGCAAAAGTTCTTAA
- the LOC102621697 gene encoding myosin-1, whose product MSQKPRVQPAFQSIKSLPVDFRFIGSPLSDQVEKSDDVNFRHSDVASLSVPENGELGNEFVEEGENEESPYCGNNIVVEDRPSVGDEDLDSAASPLPSVSASHTDRRWSDTTSYAGKKKLQSWFQLPNGNWELGKILSISGTESVISLPEGKVLKVKSENLVSANPDILDGVDDLMQLSYLNEPSVLYNLHYRYKQDMIYTKAGPVLVAINPFKKVPLYGNYYIEAYKSKSIESPHVYAITDTAIREMIRDEVNQSIIISGESGAGKTETAKIAMQYLAALGGGSGIEYEILKTNPILEAFGNAKTSRNDNSSRFGKLIEIHFSETGKISGANIQTFLLEKSRVVQCAEGERAYHIFYQLCVGAPPALREKLNLMSAKEYKYLRQSSCYSINGVDDAEQFRIVVEALDIVHVSKEDQESVFAMLAAVLWLGNVSFTVIDNENHVEPVADEGLITVAKLIGCDIGELKLALSTRKMRVGNDTIVQNLTLSQATDTRDALAKSIYACLFEWLVEQINKSLAVGKRRTGRSISILDIYGFESFDRNSFEQFCINYANERLQQHFNRHLFKLEQEEYIQDGIDWAKVDFEDNKDCLNLFEKKPLGLLSLLDEESTFPNGTDLTFANKLKQHLNSNPCFRGERDKSFTVSHYAGEVIYDTTGFLEKNRDLLHLDSIELLSSCSCHLPQIFASNMLSQSNKPVVGPLYKAGGADSQKLSVATKFKGQLFQLMQRLESTTPHFIRCIKPNNFQSPGLYEQGLVLQQLRCCGVLEVVRISRSGFPTRMSHQKFARRYGFLLLESVASQDPLSVSVAILHQFNILPEMYQVGYTKLFFRAGQIGMLEDTRNRTLHGILRVQSCFRGHQARLCLKELRRGIVALQSFIRGEKIRKEYALVLQRHRAAVVIQRQIKSRVARQKLKNIKYSSIMIQSVIRGWLVRRCSGDICLLKSVESKGNDSDEVLVKASFLAELQRRVLKAEAALREKEEENDILHQRLQQYESRWSEYEQKMKSMEEVWQKQMRSLQSSLSIAKKSLAIDDSERNSDASVNASDEVEYSWDTGSNCKGQESNGVRPMSAGLSVISRLAEEFDQRSQVFGDDAKFLVEVKSGQVEASLNPDKELRRLKQMFEAWKKDYGSRLRETKVILNKLGSEEGAIDRVKKKWWGRRNSTRIN is encoded by the exons ATGTCGCAGAAACCTCGGGTCCAGCCTGCCTTTCAATCCATCAAATCGTTGCCTGTAGATTTCAGGTTCATTGGTTCACCCTTATCCGATCAGGTTGAAAAATCCGATGATGTGAATTTCAGACATAGTGATGTTGCCAGTTTAAGTGTTCCTGAAAATGGTGAGTTAGGGAATGAGTTTGTAGAGGAAGGTGAAAATGAGGAATCGCCATACTGTGGGAACAACATTGTGGTTGAGGACAGGCCTTCTGTGGGTGATGAAGACTTGGATTCTGCAGCTTCGCCTTTGCCTTCAGTCTCAGCATCCCATACTGATCGTAGGTGGAGTGACACCACTTCCTATGCTGGGAAAAAG AAGCTTCAGTCTTGGTTTCAACTTCCAAATGGGAATTGGGAGCTTGGGAAAATATTGTCCATATCAGGGACTGAGTCGGTTATTTCTCTGCCTGAGGGCAAA GTTTTAAAGGTGAAATCTGAAAACTTGGTTTCAGCAAATCCTGATATCCTTGATGGTGTTGATGATCTCATGCAACTTAGCTATTTAAATGAACCTTCGGTACTGTACAATCTCCACTATAGATACAAGCAAGACATGATTTAT ACAAAAGCAGGTCCTGTATTGGTTGCCATAAATCCCTTTAAGAAAGTTCCTTTATATGGAAATTACTATATTGAAGCTTATAAGAGCAAGTCTATTGAGAGTCCGCATGTGTATGCTATTACTGACACGGCCATACGTGAAATGATACGAG ATGAAGTTAATCAATCCATCATTATAAG TGGGGAAAGTGGAGCAGGAAAGACTGAGACAGCAAAAATAGCAATGCAATATTTGGCTGCACTTGGTGGAGGCAGTGGGATagaatatgaaattttgaagACTAATCCAATCTTAGAAGCATTTGGTAATGCGAAAACATCAAGAAATGACAACTCAAGTCGCTTT GGAAAGCTGATAGAAATTCACTTTAGTGAAACTGGAAAGATTTCGGGTGCCAATATTCAAACTT TTTTACTTGAGAAG TCTAGAGTGGTCCAATGTGCGGAGGGAGAAAGGGCATatcatatattttatcaactttGTGTTGGAGCTCCACCTGCACTTAGAG AGAAGTTAAATTTGATGAGTGCAAAAGAGTACAAGTATTTGAGACAAAGTAGTTGTTATTCGATCAATGGGGTTGATGATGCTGAACAATTTCGCATTGTTGTG GAAGCGCTGGACATTGTCCATGTAAGCAAAGAAGACCAGGAGAGTGTATTTGCTATGCTTGCTGCAGTACTGTGGCTAGGAAATGTCTCCTTTACCGTTATTGATAATGAAAACCATGTTGAACCTGTGGCAGATGAAG GTTTAATCACTGTTGCTAAATTGATTGGATGTGACATTGGGGAGCTGAAGCTAGCTTTGTCAACCCGCAAAATGAGAGTTGGGAATGATACTATTGTCCAAAACCTTACACTTTCGCAG GCCACTGATACCAGAGATGCTTTAGCAAAATCAATCTATGCTTGTTTATTTGAGTGGCTGGTGGAACAAATTAACAAGTCACTTGCAGTTGGCAAAAGACGGACTGGCAGATCCATCAGCATTCTTGATATTTATGGCTTCGAGTCATTTGAT AGAAATAGTTTTGAGCAGTTCTGCATAAACTATGCAAATGAGAGATTACAGCAACACTTTAATCGTCATTTGTTCAAGCTGGAGCAGGAG gAATATATCCAAGATGGCATTGACTGGGCAAAAGTTGATTTTGAAGACAACAAAGACTGTCTTAATCTTTTTGAAAAG AAGCCCTTGGGGTTATTGTCTTTGTTAGATGAAGAGTCAACGTTTCCAAATGGCACAGATTTGACGTTTGCCAACAAGCTAAAGCAGCATTTAAATTCTAATCCTTGCTTCAGAGGGGAACGAGACAAATCCTTCACAGTCTCACATTATGCAGGGGAg GTTATATATGACACAACCGGATTTTTGGAGAAGAACAGGGACTTATTGCACTTGGATTCCATTGAACTTCTGTCTTCTTGCTCATGCCACCTTCCTCAGATTTTTGCTTCCAATATGCTTTCTCAATCCAATAAACCTGTAGTTGGTCCTTTGTATAAAGCAGGTGGAGCAGATTCCCAAAAGCTAAGTGTTGCAACAAAGTTTAAG GGTCAACTATTTCAATTGATGCAACGGCTGGAGAGCACGACTCCACATTTTATACGTTGTATAAAGCCCAACAATTTCCAATCTCCGGGATTGTACGAGCAAGGACTTGTGCTGCAGCAGCTGAGATGTTGTGGAGTCTTGGAGGTAGTTCGAATATCAAGGTCTGGCTTTCCTACCAGAATGTCTCATCAGAAGTTTGCGAGAAG GTACGGTTTTCTTCTGCTGGAGAGTGTTGCATCCCAGGATCCACTTAGTGTTTCAGTTGCAATTCTTCATCAGTTCAACATTTTGCCAGAGATGTATCAAGTTGGCTACACAAAATTGTTTTTCCGCGCTGGACAG ATTGGGATGCTTGAGGATACGAGAAACCGTACCCTTCATGGGATTTTACGTGTTCAAAGCTGCTTCAGAGGACACCAAGCTCGACTTTGCCTCAAGGAGCTTAGAAGAGGAATTGTTGCTCTTCAGTCAT TTATCCGGGGAGAGAAAATCAGAAAGGAATATGCGCTTGTGCTGCAAAGACATAGAGCTGCTGTTGTTATACAAAGGCAGATTAAAAGCAGGGTTGCTAGGCAAAAGCTCAAGAATATAAAGTATTCTTCAATCATGATACAATCAG TTATCCGTGGTTGGTTGGTTAGAAGATGCTCAGGAGACATATGCTTGTTGAAGTCCGTGGAAAGCAAG GGTAATGATTCAGATGAGGTGCTGGTGAAAGCATCATTTCTTGCTGAGTTACAGCGTCGAGTTCTTAAAGCTGAGGCTGCTCTCAGAGAGAAAGAGGAGGAAAATGACATTCTTCATCAAAGACTCCAGCAATATGAGAGTCGTTGGTCTGAATATGAGCAGAAAATGAAGTCCATGGAAGAAGTGTGGCAAAAGCAAATGAGATCCCTGCAATCCAGTCTTTCTATTGCAAAGAAAAGTCTTGCTATAGATGATTCAGAGCGAAATTCTGATGCATCAGTCAATGCAAGTGATGAAGTAGAGTACAGCTGGGATACGGGAAGTAATTGCAAGGGCCAAGAGAGCAATGGTGTGAGACCAATGAGTGCAGGTTTGAGTGTCATTAGTCGGTTGGCTGAAGAATTTGATCAAAGGAGCCAAGTATTTGGTGACGATGCCAAGTTCTTGGTGGAAGTGAAGTCAGGTCAGGTTGAAGCAAGTTTAAATCCAGACAAGGAGCTTAGAAGGTTGAAGCAGATGTTCGAAGCTTGGAAGAAAGATTATGGATCACGCCTACGGGAAACAAAGGTGATTTTGAATAAGCTTGGGAGTGAAGAAGGTGCCATTGATAGAGTGAAAAAGAAGTGGTGGGGAAGAAGGAACAGCACAAGGATAAACTAA
- the LOC102619908 gene encoding GEM-like protein 4 encodes MKTISLVEQVMGISICSTKYPVKNSPMRFLPEVPDESGGKQIVPSPANGSKNAYPLLKRIKKADRFATGVREHVRLGPKITEIVKGKLSLGARIIQVGGMGKVFKKLFNVAEGERLLKTCQCYLSTTAGPIAGLLFISTEKIAFCSERSIKIPSPNGESARIHYKVVIPVKKIKRVNQSENVYKPSQKYIEIVTVDNFDFWFMGFLNYQKALNHLQQAISS; translated from the exons ATGAAGACGATCTCACTAGTGGAACAAGTTATGGGAATTTCAATTTGCTCAACAAAGTATCCAGTGAAGAACTCGCCAATGCGGTTTTTGCCTGAAGTACCAGATGAATCTGGAGGCAAACAAATCGTTCCATCTCCTGCTAATGGGTCCAAAAACGCATATCCTCTactaaaaagaattaaaaaagctGACAGATTTGCCACTGGAGTTCGAGAGCATg TGAGATTGGGACCAAAGATTACTGAAATTGTGAAGGGGAAGCTGAGTTTGGGTGCAAGAATTATTCAAGTAGGAGGAATGGGCAAAGttttcaagaaattatttaatgttgcAGAAGGGGAGAGGCTTTTGAAGACTTGTCAATGTTATTTATCGACAACAGCTGGTCCTATAGCCGGTCTCTTATTTATCTCCACCGAAAAAATTGCCTTCTGCAGTGAAAGATCAATCAAAATCCCTTCTCCAAATGGGGAATCAGCTAGAATCCACTACaag GTAGTGATACCAGTGAAGAAGATAAAGAGAGTAAATCAAAGTGAGAATGTGTATAAGCCATCTCAAAAGTACATAGAAATAGTGACAGTGGATAATTTTGACTTCTGGTTTATGGGTTTTTTGAACTACCAGAAGGCATTAAACCACCTGCAGCAGGCAATTAGTTCTTAA
- the LOC102621412 gene encoding FAD synthetase 2, chloroplastic isoform X2, producing MVTVRFCNFFPPNPGGIVALGKFDALHIGHRELAIQASKIGAPYLLSFIGMAEVFGWEPRAPIVAKCDRKRVLSSWAPYCGNVAPVEFQIQFSSVRHLSPQQFVEKLSRELGVRGVVAGENYRFGYKAAGDASELVRLCEEYGMDACIINSVMDKHQDSRDIDCNDSKERGQVSSTRVRQALAMGDMKYVSELLGRQHRLILTVNDHDELISTSNKHRVSVPKSCLLNLPPKEGFYGNSVLLFGEENPVKCRICIDASHIHLEMDKVGFCNFDHSQDFKLLGIEFGDLQC from the exons ATGGTGACTGTGAggttttgcaatttttttcccccaaatcCAG GAGGGATAGTAGCTTTGGGAAAGTTTGATGCCCTTCATATTGGTCATCGAGAACTTGCAATTCAAGCATCAAAGATTGGAGCTCCATATTTGTTGTCATTTATAGGAATGGCTGAAGTATTTGGTTGGGAGCCTAG GGCTCCCATAGTCGCTAAATGTGACCGGAAGCgggttctttcatcttgggCTCCATACTGTGGTAATGTGGCCCCAGTAGAGTTCCAGATACAATTTTCAAGTGTTCGACATCTCTCTCCACAACAGTTTGTTGAGAAATTATCAAGGGAGCTTGGAGTGCGCGGAGTTGTGGCAG GTGAAAACTACCGGTTTGGATATAAAGCTGCTGGCGATGCATCAGAGTTGGTGAGACTGTGTGAGGAGTATGGCATGGATGCTTGCATTATAAATTCTGTCATGGACAAGCATCAAGATTCAAGAGATATAGACTGTAATGATTCTAAAGAGAGAGGACAGGTTTCATCAACCCGTGTTCGTCAAGCTTTAGCCATGGGTGACATGAAATATGTGTCAGAGCTTCTAGGTCGTCAACATCGTCTCATATTAACGGTGAATGACCACGATGAGTTAATTAGTACTAGCAATAAGCATCGAGTGTCAGTTCCAAAGTCTTGTTTATTAAATCTCCCTCCAAAGGAAGGTTTCTATGGGAACAGTGTTCTTTTATTTGGTGAAGAAAACCCAGTAAAATGTAGAATATGCATTGATGCATCACATATCCACTTAGAAATGGATAAGGTaggtttttgtaattttgatcaTTCTCAAGACTTTAAGTTGTTGGGTATTGAATTTGGTGACTTACAATGTTAA
- the LOC102620474 gene encoding F-box/LRR-repeat protein 4, whose translation MGSLCINEVLRDDELRSILSRLEDDKDKERFGLVCKRWLHLQSTERKKLSVRAGPHMLRKIAARFSRLVELDLSQSVSRSFYPGVTDSDLAVIADGFKSLKLLNLQNCKGITDAGIASIGSGLCSLQSLDLSYCRKLTDKGLSAVAEGCQDLRSLHLAGCKSITDGTLQALSKNCHNLEELGLQGCTSISDSGVIDLVNGCQNIKFLDLNKCSNIGDNGISSVSKSCSSLKTLKLLDCYKVGDKSILSLAKFCKNLETLIIGGCRDISDESIKHLAASCKSSLKNLRMDWCLNISDSSLSCILSQCRNLEALDIGCCEEVTDAAFQDLGEVELSLKVLKVNCPKVTVVGIGNVLEKCASLEYIDVRSCPHVTQASCEEAGLQFPQCCKVNFAGCLFEPDVLL comes from the exons atgGGTTCCCTTTGCATAAACGAAGTGCTCAGAGACGACGAATTGCGATCGATTTTGTCAAGGCTAGAAGATGACAAGGACAAGGAGAGATTCGGGTTGGTGTGTAAGAGATGGCTCCACTTGCAGAGCACTGAGCGGAAGAAATTGTCAGTACGAGCTGGGCCCCACATGCTCAGAAAGATTGCCGCCAGATTCTCTCGCCTCGTTGAATTGGATTTGTCTCAGTCCGTTTCCAGGTCGTTTTATCCCGGTGTCACTGATTCTGATCTTGCTGTTATTGCTGATGGGTTCAAGTCTTTGAAGCTCCTTAATTTGCAGAATTGTAAAG GTATTACAGATGCTGGAATTGCATCAATTGGAAGTGGTCTTTGTTCTTTACAGTCCTTGGATCTGTCTTACTGTAGAAAGCTAACTGATAAGGGATTGTCAGCTGTTGCTGAAGGCTGTCAAGACCTGCGGAGCCTGCATCTTGCTGGCTGTAAATCCATAACTGATGGGACATTACAAGCTCTTTCAAAGAACTGTCATAATCTAGAAGAGTTGGGCCTTCAAGGATGCACCAGTATAAGTGACTCCGGAGTAATTGATCTTGTAAATGGCTGTCAAAATATAAAGTTCTTAGATCTCAATAAATGCAGCAACATCGGAGACAATGGCATCTCCAGCGTTTCTAAGTCATGTTCTTCTCTAAAGACGCTAAAGTTGTTAGATTGTTATAAAGTTGGAGACAAGTCTATACTATCCTTGGCCAAATTTTGCAAGAATCTTGAAACTCTAATAATTGGTGGTTGTCGGGACATCTCTGATGAGTCTATAAAACATTTGGCAGCTTCTTGTAAAAGTAGTTTGAAGAATTTGCGGATGGATTGGTGTTTAAATATTTCGGACTCTTCGCTGAGCTGCATCCTCTCGCAATGCAGAAACCTGGAGGCTCTGGATATCGGTTGCTGTGAGGAAGTGACAGATGCTGCCTTTCAGGATCTAGGCGAAGTTGAGTTAAGTTTAAAGGTTTTAAAAGTTAACTGTCCAAAGGTAACAGTGGTAGGGATAGGCAATGTTTTGGAAAAATGTGCCTCTCTGGAGTACATTGATGTGAGGTCCTGCCCACATGTTACACAGGCAAGTTGTGAGGAGGCTGGTTTACAGTTTCCTCAATGTTGTAAAGTTAATTTTGCAGGATGTTTGTTTGAGCCAGATGTGTTACTTTGA
- the LOC102621412 gene encoding FAD synthetase 2, chloroplastic isoform X1 codes for MLGGSSRISYHLRIRECNYHHYHQNQNLGLGFCSSRIFQLSSFMVRPLSAAIIGEKCKQRLQQRLVSSSSLQSKSSGEMPTLPSCFSEREDDRELPGEGLSPVAGGIVALGKFDALHIGHRELAIQASKIGAPYLLSFIGMAEVFGWEPRAPIVAKCDRKRVLSSWAPYCGNVAPVEFQIQFSSVRHLSPQQFVEKLSRELGVRGVVAGENYRFGYKAAGDASELVRLCEEYGMDACIINSVMDKHQDSRDIDCNDSKERGQVSSTRVRQALAMGDMKYVSELLGRQHRLILTVNDHDELISTSNKHRVSVPKSCLLNLPPKEGFYGNSVLLFGEENPVKCRICIDASHIHLEMDKVGFCNFDHSQDFKLLGIEFGDLQC; via the exons atgttggGTGGGAGCTCTCGTATTTCATATCATTTACGAATACGGGAGTGCAATTACCACCACTACCATCAAAACCAAAATCTAGGGTTAGGGTTTTGTAGCTCCAGAATATTTCAGCTATCGTCGTTCATGGTGAGACCGCTTTCCGCGGCCATAATCGGAGAGAAATGTAAGCAAAGATTGCAGCAGAGATTGGTTTCTTCTTCCAGCCTTCAAAGCAAATCCTCCGGCGAAATGCCTACTCTCCCCAGCTGTTTCAG TGAACGAGAAGATGATCGTGAGCTTCCTGGTGAAGGATTATCCCCAGTGGCAG GAGGGATAGTAGCTTTGGGAAAGTTTGATGCCCTTCATATTGGTCATCGAGAACTTGCAATTCAAGCATCAAAGATTGGAGCTCCATATTTGTTGTCATTTATAGGAATGGCTGAAGTATTTGGTTGGGAGCCTAG GGCTCCCATAGTCGCTAAATGTGACCGGAAGCgggttctttcatcttgggCTCCATACTGTGGTAATGTGGCCCCAGTAGAGTTCCAGATACAATTTTCAAGTGTTCGACATCTCTCTCCACAACAGTTTGTTGAGAAATTATCAAGGGAGCTTGGAGTGCGCGGAGTTGTGGCAG GTGAAAACTACCGGTTTGGATATAAAGCTGCTGGCGATGCATCAGAGTTGGTGAGACTGTGTGAGGAGTATGGCATGGATGCTTGCATTATAAATTCTGTCATGGACAAGCATCAAGATTCAAGAGATATAGACTGTAATGATTCTAAAGAGAGAGGACAGGTTTCATCAACCCGTGTTCGTCAAGCTTTAGCCATGGGTGACATGAAATATGTGTCAGAGCTTCTAGGTCGTCAACATCGTCTCATATTAACGGTGAATGACCACGATGAGTTAATTAGTACTAGCAATAAGCATCGAGTGTCAGTTCCAAAGTCTTGTTTATTAAATCTCCCTCCAAAGGAAGGTTTCTATGGGAACAGTGTTCTTTTATTTGGTGAAGAAAACCCAGTAAAATGTAGAATATGCATTGATGCATCACATATCCACTTAGAAATGGATAAGGTaggtttttgtaattttgatcaTTCTCAAGACTTTAAGTTGTTGGGTATTGAATTTGGTGACTTACAATGTTAA
- the LOC102620185 gene encoding outer envelope protein 80, chloroplastic, giving the protein MPLRNDDVRFISSPLKIPPFRPEPPVPFFAQTLTKSKNSLSHLIYSLNESTRSTEPFTRKLQSFAEHLYGKSVRICSTCLSMTGAVDTLVNFPLLCSASLSLNQSSAEFPAQSELSTQLQQKAQQPHSVSRSDEERVLISEVLVRNKDGEELERKDLETEALTALKACRANSALTVREVQEDVHRIIDSGYFCSCMPVAVDTRDGIRLVFQVEPNQEFHGLVCEGANVLPTKFVEDAFRDGYGKVVNIRRLDEVITSINGWYMERGLFGMVSGVEILSGGIIRLQVAEAEVNNISIRFLDRKTGEPTKGKTRPETILRQLTTKKGQVYSMLQGKRDVETVLTMGIMEDVSIIPQPAGDTGKVDLIMNVVERPSGGFSAGGGISSGITSGPLSGLIGSFAYSHRNVFGRNQKLNISLERGQIDSIFRINYTDPWIEGDDKRTSRTIMVQNSRTPGTHVHGNQPDNSSLTIGRVTAGMEFSRPIRPKWSGTVGLIFQHSGARDEKGNPIIKDFYSSPLTASGKTNDEMLIAKFESVYTGSGDQGSSMFVFNMEQGLPVWPEWLFFNRVNARARKGVEIGPARLLLSLSGGHVVGNFSPHEAFAIGGTNSVRGYEEGAVGSGRSYVVGSGEISFPMLGPVEGVIFSDYGTDLGSGPSVPGDPAGARLKPGSGYGYGFGIRVDSPLGPLRLEYAFNDKQAKRFHFGVGYRN; this is encoded by the exons ATGCCTCTCAGAAACGACGACGTTCGCTTCATATCGTCTCCCCTCAAAATCCCTCCCTTTCGACCGGAGCCTCCCGTCCCCTTCTTTGCCCAAACCttaacaaaatccaaaaactCCCTCTCTCATCTAATTTACTCACTCAATGAGTCAACGCGGTCCACTGAACCATTCACTCGGAAGCTCCAGTCATTTGCCGAACATTTGTACGGAAAATCGGTTCGCATCTGCTCAACGTGCTTGTCTATGACTGGCGCCGTCGACACATTAGTGAATTTTCCGCTTCTATGCTCTGCGTCGTTGTCGCTGAATCAGTCATCGGCCGAGTTTCCGGCTCAGTCCGAGTTATCTACTCAGCTGCAACAGAAGGCGCAGCAGCCTCACTCGGTCAGTCGAAGCGACGAAGAGCGAGTGTTGATAAGTGAAGTTTTGGTGAGAAACAAAGACGGTGAAGAACTTGAGAGAAAAGACCTAGAAACGGAGGCATTAACGGCGTTAAAAGCGTGCCGTGCCAACTCAGCACTGACAGTTCGTGAAGTCCAAGAGGACGTTCACAGGATCATCGATAGTGGTTACTTCTGCTCGTGTATGCCAGTCGCTGTTGATACGCGTGATGGCATCAGATTGGTCTTTCAG GTAGAGCCAAATCAGGAGTTCCATGGGCTGGTATGTGAAGGAGCTAACGTTCTTCCAACGAAGTTTGTGGAGGATGCTTTTCGTGATGGTTATG GAAAAGTTGTCAATATAAGGCGTTTGGATGAAGTAATAACTTCAATCAATGGCTGGTATATGGAGCGTGGTCTTTTCGGCATG GTTTCTGGTGTTGAAATTCTTTCTGGAGGCATAATTAGATTACAAGTTGCAGAGGCCGAGGTCAATAATATTTCCATCCGTTTCCTTGACAGAAAGAC TGGTGAGCCAACTAAAGGGAAGACGCGTCCTGAAACCATTCTTAGACAACTTACAACCAAGAAGGGACAG GTTTACAGCATGCTGCAAGGGAAAAGGGATGTGGAAACTGTATTGACAATGGGAATCATGGAAGATGTTAGCATTATTCCTCAACCTGCAGGAG ATACTGGCAAGGTTGATTTGATAATGAATGTTGTTGAGCGGCCAAGTGGAGGTTTTTCTGCTGGTGGCGGTATATCAAGTGG GATCACAAGTGGCCCTTTATCTGGACTCATTGGAAG CTTTGCATATTCTCATAGGAATGTTTTTGGAAGAAACCAAAAACTCAATATCTCCTTGGAGAGGGGTCAAATTGACTCTATATTTCGCATAAACTACACTGACCCATGGATTGAAGGAGATGACAAACGAACATCAAGAACTATAATGGTTCAG AATTCAAGAACCCCTGGAACGCATGTTCATGGAAACCAGCCTGATAACAGTAGTCTGACCATTGGCCGTGTGACAGCTGGTATGGAATTTAGTCGACCAATCAGGCCTAAATGGAGTGGGACAGTAGGACTTATTTTTCAG CATTCTGGTGCTCGTGATGAAAAAGGAAATCCTATTATCAAGGATTTCTACAGTAGTCCTCTTACAGCAAG TGGTAAGACTAATGATGAAATGTTAATTGCTAAATTTGAGAGTGTCTATACTGGTTCTGGCGACCAAGGGTCTTCAATG TTTGTATTTAACATGGAACAAGGACTTCCTGTTTGGCCAGAGTGGTTGTTCTTCAATAGAGTGAATGCTCGTGCCAGAAAGGGTGTAGAAATTGGACCTGCTCGCCTTCTTTTAAG TTTGTCCGGTGGGCATGTAGTAGGTAATTTCTCTCCACATGAAGCATTTGCCATTGGTGGAACAAATAGTGTGAGAGGTTATGAAGAAGGTGCCGTGGGCTCTGGTCGATCTTATGTGGTTGGTTCTGGCGAGATCTCCTTCCCTATG TTGGGGCCAGTCGAAGGTGTTATCTTCTCTGACTATGGAACAGATCTTGGATCAGGGCCTTCTGTGCCTG GTGATCCTGCCGGAGCAAGGTTGAAGCCTGGAagtggatatggatatggatttgGTATCCGCGTTGACTCTCCTCTAGGACCTTTGCGGCTTGAATATGCGTTTAATGACAAGCAAGCGAAGAGATTTCACTTTGGTGTTGGTTATCGGAACTGA